A portion of the Stigmatella aurantiaca DW4/3-1 genome contains these proteins:
- a CDS encoding RICIN domain-containing protein, whose protein sequence is MSRMKMFCGLGLLGALGGCGVTDSKTPEESGQLQSEAIVSSVTEGDYVIRSVMTNKCIDIASSSTADGAKVQQWDCNGTNAQKFHISPTSGGYWKIINVNSNKSLDIVGNSTAQNAKVNQWSYLGGNNQQFKFVSRATNQFSIQVRHTDMAIDLYWGSADNGTEYVQYPYTGTSNQLFTLDKVSGDGGGGDTGRGCAVANDGKTTLRFINKCSTEVNFAGNNITGGLLGVGQEACRTIGSTTEMMLTKRYWGFRKGEDPGFEHHSLAEFGFNEVFYSYNSWDWFNLSHVDAHNLPLKIIPYDLAGGTTCSGQTRSCPMDLLANCPAEGQWRNAAGKVISCVSRDRDNPNSVVARYFDAACSQSYSWSGDDSVMAACNAEDFDIVFCPQN, encoded by the coding sequence ATGTCACGAATGAAGATGTTCTGTGGTCTGGGCTTGCTGGGCGCGCTGGGCGGATGTGGTGTCACGGATTCGAAGACCCCCGAGGAGAGTGGCCAGCTCCAGAGCGAGGCCATCGTGTCGAGCGTCACGGAGGGGGACTATGTCATCCGCTCCGTCATGACCAATAAGTGTATCGATATTGCCTCGTCCAGCACCGCGGACGGGGCCAAGGTGCAGCAGTGGGACTGCAACGGCACCAACGCGCAGAAGTTTCACATCTCCCCGACCTCGGGCGGGTATTGGAAGATCATCAACGTCAACAGCAACAAATCGCTCGATATCGTCGGCAACAGCACCGCGCAGAATGCCAAGGTCAACCAGTGGTCATACCTCGGTGGAAACAACCAGCAGTTCAAGTTCGTTTCCCGAGCCACCAACCAGTTCAGCATCCAAGTCCGCCACACGGACATGGCCATTGATCTGTACTGGGGCTCGGCCGACAACGGCACGGAGTACGTCCAGTACCCGTACACCGGCACCTCCAACCAGCTCTTCACCCTCGACAAGGTCTCTGGAGACGGAGGCGGAGGCGACACAGGCCGCGGGTGTGCCGTTGCCAATGATGGAAAGACCACCCTGCGCTTCATCAACAAGTGCTCCACCGAGGTCAACTTCGCCGGCAACAACATCACGGGAGGGCTTCTGGGCGTAGGCCAGGAGGCGTGCCGGACCATCGGCTCCACCACGGAGATGATGCTGACGAAGCGGTACTGGGGCTTCCGCAAGGGCGAGGATCCCGGCTTCGAGCACCACTCTTTGGCGGAGTTTGGCTTCAACGAGGTGTTCTACTCGTACAACAGCTGGGACTGGTTCAACCTCAGCCACGTGGATGCCCACAACCTTCCCCTGAAGATCATCCCCTATGATCTGGCCGGGGGCACGACCTGCTCGGGACAGACGCGCAGCTGCCCCATGGACCTGCTCGCGAACTGCCCTGCGGAAGGCCAGTGGCGCAACGCCGCCGGCAAGGTCATCTCCTGCGTGAGCCGCGACCGCGACAATCCCAACAGCGTGGTGGCCCGGTACTTCGACGCGGCCTGCTCGCAGTCCTACTCGTGGTCCGGCGATGACTCGGTGATGGCGGCGTGCAACGCCGAGGACTTCGACATCGTCTTCTGCCCGCAGAACTGA
- a CDS encoding ABC transporter permease, translated as MLRRYGSLAGLFAGFIGVWEVLCRWAGMPSFILPAPSQIATAFWTWREALLLEHLPITLAETLAGLIVSVILGVAVAAAMHLSPVVNRLVYPVIVASQTIPVIALSPLFLFWFGYSFAQKVAVVVLITFFPVAVNTADGLRSADRELLAWMRASGADRWRILRMVEAPNAMPHFFTGLKQAATISVIGAVIGEWLGGQSGLGIFGRRASSSLKTPELFASVILLAVMGGLLFSLVSWAERRFMAYRSQDHL; from the coding sequence GTGCTGAGGCGGTACGGTTCCCTCGCCGGTCTGTTCGCGGGCTTCATCGGGGTCTGGGAGGTGCTCTGCCGTTGGGCGGGGATGCCCTCCTTCATCTTGCCCGCGCCCTCCCAGATCGCCACAGCGTTCTGGACGTGGAGGGAGGCGCTGCTGCTGGAGCACTTGCCCATCACCCTGGCGGAGACCCTGGCCGGTTTGATCGTCAGTGTCATCCTGGGCGTGGCGGTGGCCGCGGCCATGCACCTGTCTCCGGTGGTGAACCGCCTGGTGTATCCGGTGATCGTCGCCTCTCAGACGATCCCTGTCATCGCCCTGTCTCCGCTCTTTCTGTTCTGGTTTGGCTACTCCTTTGCGCAGAAGGTGGCGGTCGTCGTGCTGATCACGTTCTTTCCCGTGGCGGTCAACACGGCGGATGGATTGCGCTCGGCGGACCGGGAGTTGCTGGCCTGGATGCGTGCGTCGGGGGCGGACCGGTGGCGGATCCTGCGCATGGTGGAAGCGCCAAACGCCATGCCCCATTTCTTCACCGGGCTGAAACAGGCCGCGACCATCAGCGTGATTGGCGCGGTCATCGGAGAATGGTTGGGGGGCCAGTCTGGTCTGGGCATCTTTGGACGGAGGGCCAGCAGTTCCTTGAAGACGCCCGAGCTGTTTGCCTCGGTCATCCTCCTGGCCGTCATGGGAGGTCTGTTGTTCTCACTCGTGTCCTGGGCCGAGCGGAGGTTCATGGCCTACCGCTCCCAGGATCATCTCTGA
- the surE gene encoding 5'/3'-nucleotidase SurE, with the protein MRILLCNDDGFLAEGLRTLASELTQHGHDVTIVAPSAERSGQSHAMTFFEPLLVRHVSHQVYAVHGTPADSAFIGLRGVLGKTPPDLFIAGINHGLNVGIDVNYSGTIGAATEASLLGFRAMAISMDVDPFKGQPGERTQAFQRTARLAAELIGHLHRLDWAPQEMLSLNHPGHEPRGLVAAHCHPDCIYVPHLEHLASRTHSREDLQVYVIGGTTRATPQDGEHDVAALQAGYATLSFLQTHQGHTPGTSRLRPFLDMLRSA; encoded by the coding sequence GTGCGAATTCTGCTCTGCAATGATGATGGATTCCTGGCCGAAGGGCTGCGGACGCTGGCTTCCGAGCTGACCCAGCATGGGCACGACGTCACGATTGTCGCGCCGAGTGCCGAGCGCAGTGGCCAATCCCATGCCATGACCTTCTTCGAGCCCCTGCTCGTCCGGCATGTCTCCCATCAGGTCTACGCCGTCCACGGCACGCCAGCGGACAGTGCTTTCATTGGCCTGAGAGGCGTGCTCGGAAAGACTCCGCCCGATCTCTTCATCGCTGGCATCAACCACGGCCTGAACGTGGGCATCGATGTCAATTACAGCGGCACCATCGGTGCCGCGACGGAAGCCTCGCTCCTCGGCTTCCGCGCCATGGCGATCTCGATGGACGTGGATCCTTTCAAGGGTCAGCCCGGAGAACGCACCCAGGCCTTCCAACGAACCGCCCGGCTTGCCGCCGAGCTGATCGGACACCTGCACCGGCTGGACTGGGCTCCCCAGGAGATGCTCAGCCTCAATCACCCGGGTCACGAACCCAGAGGCCTCGTCGCCGCCCATTGCCACCCCGATTGCATCTACGTTCCCCATCTGGAGCACCTCGCCTCACGGACGCACTCTCGGGAGGATTTGCAGGTCTATGTCATTGGTGGCACCACACGGGCCACCCCACAGGACGGAGAGCACGACGTCGCGGCGCTCCAGGCCGGCTATGCAACGCTGTCTTTCCTCCAGACCCACCAAGGCCACACGCCAGGCACGAGCCGGTTGCGCCCCTTCCTGGACATGTTGCGGAGCGCCTGA
- a CDS encoding amidohydrolase family protein, whose product MSERIIIRNGIVVTLNDAGDVHFGGTVVVEGDRIARVGDASVSAEGARVIEANGRIVMPGLVDLHYHTALGKGYSDHLPLWEYLQTCWYPIIRALSPEDAYWAALASYSESIKCGVTTVNDMYRQIESLADAAEKIGIRAVLSNDVATDEHELDTLADNERAFKAKNGSANGRIKVVVGIEWLPLASEQLLRDARALARQLGTGIHIHLNESLGEVESSKQKFGRRPTEVAYDCGILGPDCVAAHCVWLSDAEIALMRETRTHISHNPSSNAKLGNGIARLPEMRAAGINVGLGHDAAECNNSRDMFEVMKFTSLIHRATRVDASLLQAPEILRMATRNGAAALGIGAGELSPGKKADIVIVNTQNQMFTPLVSGNKEHVYSHLVFAANGSCVETVLVDGRVVYKDREFVTIDEREVLEQANRSFHRVLGRMKVPPPHAARQEG is encoded by the coding sequence ATGAGCGAGCGTATCATCATCCGGAACGGAATTGTCGTGACCCTGAATGATGCGGGGGATGTCCATTTTGGCGGGACGGTCGTCGTGGAGGGCGACCGGATCGCACGGGTGGGCGATGCCTCCGTCTCCGCGGAGGGCGCCCGGGTCATCGAGGCGAATGGGCGGATTGTCATGCCCGGCCTCGTGGACCTTCACTACCATACGGCCTTGGGCAAGGGGTACAGCGACCACCTCCCGCTCTGGGAGTACTTGCAGACGTGTTGGTATCCGATCATCCGGGCCCTGAGCCCTGAGGATGCATATTGGGCCGCGCTCGCGAGCTACAGTGAATCGATCAAGTGTGGCGTGACGACCGTGAATGACATGTATCGCCAGATCGAATCGCTCGCGGATGCCGCGGAGAAGATTGGAATTCGCGCGGTCCTTTCCAATGACGTTGCCACGGATGAGCACGAACTCGACACGTTGGCGGACAACGAGCGTGCATTCAAGGCCAAGAATGGCTCGGCCAATGGGCGGATCAAGGTCGTCGTCGGCATCGAGTGGCTGCCGCTGGCCTCCGAGCAGCTCCTGCGCGATGCCAGGGCGCTCGCCCGTCAGCTCGGCACGGGGATTCACATTCACCTGAACGAATCGCTGGGCGAGGTGGAGAGTTCCAAGCAGAAGTTTGGCCGTCGGCCCACCGAAGTCGCTTATGACTGCGGCATTCTGGGGCCTGATTGCGTCGCGGCCCACTGTGTCTGGTTGTCGGATGCCGAGATCGCCCTCATGCGGGAGACGCGCACCCACATCTCACACAACCCCAGCTCCAATGCCAAGCTGGGAAATGGGATTGCGCGTCTGCCAGAGATGCGGGCCGCTGGCATCAATGTGGGGCTTGGGCATGATGCCGCCGAATGCAACAACAGCCGTGACATGTTCGAGGTGATGAAGTTCACCTCGCTCATCCACCGTGCCACCCGGGTGGACGCGAGTCTGTTGCAAGCACCCGAGATCCTCCGCATGGCCACCCGCAACGGCGCGGCGGCCCTGGGGATCGGGGCGGGGGAGCTGTCACCCGGCAAGAAGGCAGACATCGTCATCGTCAACACCCAGAATCAGATGTTCACCCCCCTGGTGTCAGGCAACAAAGAGCATGTCTATTCCCACCTGGTGTTTGCCGCGAACGGGAGCTGCGTCGAGACAGTCCTCGTCGATGGCCGTGTGGTCTACAAGGACCGGGAGTTCGTGACGATCGACGAGCGGGAAGTGCTCGAGCAGGCCAACCGGTCCTTTCACCGGGTGCTCGGCCGGATGAAAGTGCCGCCGCCTCACGCCGCCCGACAGGAGGGCTGA
- a CDS encoding nucleoside 2-deoxyribosyltransferase: MTISSQRAIFLGGPFKSLVSVETGEMHAPDQARFQGLIHFFEQRGLRVFNAHRRELWGREFMKPEECTRLDFEEIQSSDAFVAFPGAPASPGTHVELGWASAMRKPVILLLEEGKEYAFLVRGLHTVTDVTSIYYKPGEDLTLPLKAALERLGL, translated from the coding sequence ATGACGATCTCTTCGCAGCGAGCCATCTTCCTGGGGGGTCCCTTCAAGTCCCTCGTCTCCGTGGAGACGGGCGAAATGCATGCACCGGACCAGGCCCGGTTCCAGGGGCTCATCCACTTCTTCGAGCAGCGGGGGCTGCGGGTCTTCAACGCCCACCGCCGCGAACTCTGGGGGCGCGAGTTCATGAAGCCCGAGGAGTGCACCCGCCTCGATTTCGAGGAGATCCAATCGTCGGATGCGTTCGTGGCCTTCCCCGGCGCTCCGGCCTCGCCTGGCACGCATGTGGAACTGGGGTGGGCCTCCGCGATGCGCAAGCCCGTCATCCTCCTGCTGGAGGAGGGCAAGGAGTATGCATTCCTCGTCCGGGGGCTCCATACCGTCACGGATGTGACGAGCATCTATTACAAGCCCGGGGAGGATCTGACGCTTCCATTGAAGGCCGCACTGGAGCGGCTGGGGCTCTAG
- a CDS encoding ABC transporter ATP-binding protein, whose product MEEPHLHLDQVHFRYGAVPVLEAFSLRVQAGEFVSLVGASGSGKSTILKLLTGLLRPEAGTARVMGAAPAPGRIGYMPQRDCLMPWRTALENAAAGLEVQGVGPREARQRARELWPAFGLSGAEDRYPHQLSGGMRQRVAFLRTVLGGHSILLLDEPFGALDALTRAQMQAWLLGLWQELGKSVLFVTHDAEEAALLSDRVYVLKGAGVELPVGLPRPRSYAMISDPIVVERRAAILREVGLC is encoded by the coding sequence ATGGAGGAGCCTCACCTGCACCTGGATCAGGTCCATTTCCGCTATGGCGCGGTCCCCGTGCTCGAAGCCTTTTCCCTGCGCGTTCAGGCAGGTGAGTTCGTCTCCTTGGTGGGCGCCAGTGGGTCGGGCAAGAGCACGATCCTCAAGTTGCTCACGGGCCTGCTCCGGCCCGAGGCCGGGACGGCGCGGGTCATGGGGGCTGCCCCGGCGCCAGGCCGGATTGGCTACATGCCCCAGCGGGATTGTCTGATGCCCTGGCGGACCGCGCTGGAGAATGCCGCGGCGGGGCTCGAGGTGCAGGGGGTGGGCCCCCGGGAGGCCCGGCAGCGGGCGCGCGAGCTCTGGCCGGCCTTCGGGCTGAGCGGCGCGGAAGACCGCTATCCCCATCAACTCTCGGGCGGCATGCGCCAGCGGGTCGCCTTCCTGCGGACGGTCCTGGGCGGCCACTCGATTCTGCTGCTCGATGAGCCGTTCGGGGCGCTGGATGCGCTCACGCGGGCCCAGATGCAGGCGTGGTTGCTCGGGCTGTGGCAGGAGCTTGGCAAGTCCGTCCTCTTCGTGACGCACGATGCCGAGGAGGCCGCGCTGCTGTCAGACCGCGTCTATGTGTTGAAGGGCGCGGGCGTGGAGCTTCCCGTGGGGCTGCCCCGTCCCCGGAGCTATGCGATGATCTCCGATCCCATCGTCGTGGAGCGGCGGGCCGCCATTCTTCGCGAGGTGGGCTTGTGCTGA
- a CDS encoding DNA-3-methyladenine glycosylase I: MKNSDTGIHRCAWADSSPLMCAYHDQEWGVPVRDGRELWETLMLEGFQAGLSWSVILHRRETFREAFQGFIPERVARFTEADVARLLLNPGIIRSRAKIEATIGGARAYLAMAKAGEDFSAFAWSFVDGKPIPNKTGKVLAKTPLSEKLSAALKKRGFKFVGPVIVYAWMQAVGLVDDHMPGCFKRAKATPQG; the protein is encoded by the coding sequence ATGAAGAACTCTGACACTGGCATTCACCGTTGCGCGTGGGCCGACAGCAGCCCCTTGATGTGCGCCTATCACGACCAAGAGTGGGGCGTCCCCGTTCGAGACGGACGGGAACTCTGGGAAACCCTGATGCTGGAGGGATTTCAGGCGGGGCTTTCCTGGTCGGTCATCCTTCACAGACGCGAGACCTTCCGGGAAGCTTTCCAAGGTTTCATCCCTGAACGCGTCGCGCGCTTCACCGAGGCGGACGTCGCGCGCCTCCTCCTCAATCCCGGCATCATCCGCTCACGGGCCAAGATCGAGGCAACGATTGGCGGAGCCCGCGCCTACCTGGCGATGGCGAAAGCAGGCGAGGATTTCTCGGCCTTCGCCTGGTCTTTCGTAGACGGCAAACCCATTCCGAACAAGACGGGGAAGGTCCTGGCCAAGACGCCGCTCTCCGAAAAACTCTCAGCCGCCCTCAAAAAGCGCGGCTTCAAGTTCGTGGGCCCCGTGATTGTCTATGCCTGGATGCAGGCGGTGGGGCTCGTCGACGATCACATGCCCGGCTGTTTCAAGCGCGCCAAAGC
- a CDS encoding class I SAM-dependent methyltransferase codes for MSTSWSDPAVCKGFDDYNDLPEQVLGYSTVFKVLRLDRPEPRVLLDYGCGPGKVSERVARTYGHRMIAVDNSRPMLEIARSRRPHPLVDYRQIEDSLVGKVEDASVDGAMTCYVFINIPSEARIRNIIQEVYRVLKPGAAYAILDTNPDTTGIPFSTFRNGEPGRKYGYGEPREVFLSVPGSPDLVLRDTHWPKEMYLNALRDAGFQSVEVFEPTLSQLTPQEIQPFDASGVGKWHNEQTTPPFVIFRAIK; via the coding sequence GTGAGTACATCCTGGAGCGATCCGGCGGTCTGCAAGGGGTTCGACGATTACAATGATTTGCCCGAACAGGTGCTGGGCTACAGCACGGTGTTCAAGGTGTTGCGGCTCGATCGCCCTGAACCTCGGGTCTTGCTGGATTATGGCTGCGGCCCCGGAAAGGTCTCCGAGCGGGTGGCGAGGACCTACGGCCATCGGATGATTGCCGTGGACAACTCACGGCCCATGCTGGAGATCGCGCGGAGCCGGCGCCCCCACCCGCTCGTCGACTACCGCCAGATCGAGGACTCGCTCGTGGGCAAGGTCGAGGACGCCAGTGTGGACGGCGCGATGACCTGTTACGTCTTCATCAACATTCCGTCCGAAGCCCGGATTCGCAACATCATCCAGGAGGTTTACCGCGTCCTGAAGCCAGGGGCGGCCTATGCCATCCTGGATACCAACCCGGATACCACCGGCATCCCGTTCTCCACCTTCCGCAACGGGGAGCCGGGCCGGAAGTATGGGTATGGCGAGCCGCGAGAGGTGTTTTTGAGCGTACCGGGCAGCCCGGATCTCGTGCTGCGGGACACCCACTGGCCGAAGGAGATGTACTTGAACGCGCTCCGGGACGCCGGGTTCCAGAGCGTCGAGGTCTTCGAGCCCACGCTCTCCCAGCTCACCCCGCAAGAGATTCAGCCATTTGACGCATCGGGCGTCGGCAAATGGCACAACGAGCAGACCACGCCTCCCTTTGTCATCTTCCGAGCCATCAAATGA
- a CDS encoding thymidylate synthase, with translation MLRFDTFDAAYLHGLRWIYESPQFRVAPRGFASRENLGFCFELTDPLARVSCAPERKTNIIFNFAEALWYLSGQADLEQISYYAPSIRKYSMDGRTLTGTAYGAKLFRFGGAAINQWNRAVDLLKEDPNTKRAVLQIFDAHELLIQDNIDVSCTLGLQFFVREGRLYAAAYMRANDAFRGVVSDIFSFTFLQEMMARQLGLKVGSYFHYVGSFHIYEPDIAAVERLLSAAPPAADASRERPAMPEGDNWESVRSVLYFEQELRHGRHQFTRDSLAQTGLPSYWQQVLALFEVYRQIRQEGHLDAGFLDCLLPFYQRLVLNRWGSLLSSKGEKS, from the coding sequence ATGTTAAGATTCGACACGTTCGATGCGGCTTATCTTCATGGCCTTCGTTGGATCTACGAATCGCCTCAGTTCCGCGTGGCTCCGCGTGGGTTCGCGAGCCGTGAGAACCTTGGTTTCTGCTTCGAGCTCACCGACCCCCTGGCCCGCGTTTCCTGTGCGCCGGAGCGAAAGACAAACATCATCTTCAACTTCGCCGAGGCGCTCTGGTATCTCTCCGGACAGGCGGACCTGGAGCAGATCAGCTACTATGCGCCCAGCATCCGCAAGTACTCCATGGATGGCAGGACCCTGACGGGGACTGCTTATGGCGCGAAGCTCTTTCGTTTCGGCGGCGCGGCCATCAATCAATGGAACCGCGCCGTGGACCTGCTGAAGGAGGATCCGAACACCAAGCGCGCGGTGCTCCAGATCTTCGATGCCCACGAACTGCTCATCCAGGACAACATCGATGTGTCGTGTACCCTGGGCTTGCAGTTCTTCGTGCGCGAGGGGCGGCTCTATGCCGCGGCCTACATGCGGGCCAACGATGCCTTCCGCGGTGTGGTGAGCGATATCTTCTCCTTCACCTTCCTTCAGGAAATGATGGCCCGCCAGTTGGGCCTGAAGGTGGGCTCATATTTTCACTACGTCGGCTCGTTCCACATCTACGAGCCAGATATCGCCGCGGTGGAGCGGTTGCTGTCCGCGGCGCCTCCAGCGGCCGATGCCTCGCGCGAGCGGCCGGCCATGCCCGAAGGAGACAACTGGGAGTCCGTGCGCAGTGTGCTGTACTTCGAGCAAGAGTTGCGGCACGGCCGCCACCAGTTCACCCGGGACAGCCTGGCCCAGACCGGACTGCCCTCCTACTGGCAGCAGGTCCTGGCGCTCTTCGAGGTTTACCGGCAGATCCGCCAGGAGGGGCATCTCGACGCGGGATTCCTGGACTGTCTGCTTCCATTCTACCAGCGGCTGGTCTTGAACCGCTGGGGTTCACTGCTTTCGTCCAAGGGGGAGAAATCGTGA